The Lynx canadensis isolate LIC74 chromosome D1, mLynCan4.pri.v2, whole genome shotgun sequence genome has a segment encoding these proteins:
- the LOC115526048 gene encoding LOW QUALITY PROTEIN: olfactory receptor 51A4 (The sequence of the model RefSeq protein was modified relative to this genomic sequence to represent the inferred CDS: substituted 1 base at 1 genomic stop codon), with translation MMSIINTSDVEITTFFLVGMPGLEYAHIWISIPICSMYIFAILGNCTILLVIKTEPSLHEPMYYFLSMLAMSDMGLSFSSLPTMWRIFLFNAPEISANACFAQEFFIHGFAAVESSVLLIMSFDRFLAIHSPLRYRSILTPIRVVKIGIVISLKSVLLVLPFPFTLRSLKYCNKSQLSHSYCLHQDVMKLACSDNRIDVIYGFFGVLWVMVDFMLIAVSYFLILKTVLGIASXKEQLKALNTCVSHICAVIIFYLPIINLSIVHRFVRHVSPLFNVLMANVLLLVPPMMNPIVYCLKMRQIRVRVVAKLCQKQM, from the coding sequence ATGATGTCCATTATTAATACATCGGATGTTGAAATCACCACCTTCTTCTTGGTTGGGATGCCAGGGCTGGAATATGCACACATCTGGATCTCTATCCCCATATGTAGCATGTATATTTTTGCTATTCTGGGAAACTGCACCATCCTTTTGGTCATCAAGACAGAGCCCTCTTTGCATGAGCCCATGTACTACTTCCTTTCCATGTTAGCCATGTCTGACATGGGCCTGTCCTTCTCTTCTCTACCCACCATGTGGAGGATCTTCTTATTCAATGCCCCTGAAATTTCTGCCAATGCCTGCTTTGCCCAAGAATTCTTCATCCATGGATTTGCAGCAGTGGAATCTTCAGTGCTTTTGATCATGTCGTTTGACCGCTTCCTAGCCATCCACAGCCCTCTGAGATACAGATCCATTCTTACTCCTATCAGAGTTGTCAAAATAGGAATAGTGATATCCCTTAAGAGTGTCCTCCTAGTGCTACCCTTCCCCTTCACTTTgagaagtttgaaatattgtaatAAAAGCCAATTATCCCATTCCTACTGTCTCCACCAGGATGTCATGAAGTTGGCCTGCTCTGACAACCGAATTgatgtcatatatggcttttttggAGTACTGTGGGTTATGGTAGACTTTATGCTTATTGCTGTGTCTTACTTCCTGATCCTCAAGACTGTGCTGGGAATTGCATCCTGAAAGGAGCAGCTCAAGGCCCTCAATACTTGTGTTTCACACATCTGTGCAGTGATCATCTTCTATCTGCCCATCATTAACCTTTCCATTGTCCATCGGTTTGTCCGACATGTCTCCCCTCTCTTCAATGTTCTCATGGCAAATGTTCTTTTACTTGTGCCTCCAATGATGAATCCCATTGTGTACTGTTTGAAAATGAGACAGATTAGAGTAAGAGTTGTAGCAAAATTATGTCAGAAGCAGATGTAA
- the LOC115525938 gene encoding LOW QUALITY PROTEIN: olfactory receptor 51A4-like (The sequence of the model RefSeq protein was modified relative to this genomic sequence to represent the inferred CDS: inserted 2 bases in 1 codon) → MFTVNSSETEISTFFLIGIPGMEHAHIWVSIPICLMYLIAILGNCTILFFIKTEPSLHEPMYYFLSMLALSDLGLSLSSLPTMLRIFLFNAPGISPDACFAQEFFXHGFSAMESSVLLIMSFDRFIAICNPLRYTSILTSARVTKIGLAFSLKNVLLILPFPLTLKHLRYCKKTLLSHSYCLHQDVMKLACSDNKVNVIYGLFVAVTGTLDLGFIFMSYMMILKAVLSIASQKQRLKVLNTCVSHICAVLIFYVPIFSLTVIYRFAKHSSPIVRIFMADVFLLVPPLMNPIVYSVKSQQIRNMVLGKLCQKHS, encoded by the exons ATGTTCACCGTCAACAGCTCTGAAACTGAAATTTCTACCTTCTTCCTGATTGGGATCCCAGGGATGGAGCATGCCCATATTTGGGTCTCCATACCTATTTGCCTCATGTACCTCATTGCCATCCTGGGGAACtgtaccattctgtttttcataaaaacagaacCATCTCTGCACGAACCCATGTACTATTTTCTCTCCATGTTGGCTCTCTCTGACCTAGGACTGTCCCTCTCATCTCTCCCTACCATGCTAAGGATATTCTTGTTCAATGCTCCAGGAATTTCCCCTGATGCCTGCTTTgcccaagaattttt tcatggatTCTCAGCTATGGAGTCATCAGTTCTTCTCATCATGTCCTTTGATCGATTTATTGCCATCTGCAACCCTCTGAGATACACTTCCATCCTGACCAGTGCCAGAGTCACCAAAATTgggcttgctttttctttaaaaaatgttctgttgATCCTCCCTTTCCCTTTGACCCTAAAACATCTAAGATACTGTAAGAAGACCCTCCTTTCCCATTCCTACTGCCTCCATCAGGATGTCATGAAGCTGGCCTGCTCTGACAACAAGGTCAATGTCATCTATGGCTTATTTGTGGCTGTCACAGGCACCCTAGACTTAGGATTTATTTTCATGTCCTATATGATGATACTGAAAGCAGTATTGAGCATAGCATCACAGAAACAAAGGCTCAAGGTCCTCAACACCTGCGTGTCCCACATCTGTGCTGTGCTCATCTTCTATGTTCCCATTTTCTCTCTAACTGTTATCTACCGGTTTGCCAAACACAGCTCCCCAATAGTTAGGATCTTCATGGCTGATGTTTTCCTGTTGGTACCTCCATTGATGAATCCCATTGTATACAGTGTGAAGAGCCAACAGATAAGAAATATGGTTTTAGGGAAGCTGTGTCAGAAACACAGCTGA
- the LOC115526260 gene encoding LOW QUALITY PROTEIN: olfactory receptor 51A7-like (The sequence of the model RefSeq protein was modified relative to this genomic sequence to represent the inferred CDS: inserted 5 bases in 3 codons), producing MSVLDTSEMEISTFFLIGIPGMEHAHIWVLIPICRMYLLAILGNCTILFFIKTETSLHAPMYYFLSMLAFSDLGLSISSLPTMLRIFLFNATGISPNGCFAQEFFIHGFSVIESSVLIMSIXHFIAIYSSLRYTSILTSARVFKIGLIFAALCIMFVLPFPFILKRLKFCRKSLLSHSYCLHLDVMKLACSDNRVNVIYGLFVALTSLLYLGCISVSYMLILKLILGIASHKGRLKVLNTCISHICAVFIFYVPXAALHRFAKNVSPVIRAIIADIFLLVXPLMNPIVYSVMSQQIRNRILLRVLNG from the exons ATGTCAGTCTTGGACACCTCTGAAATGGAAATCTCTACCTTCTTCCTCATTGGGATCCCAGGCATGGAGCATGCTCACATTTGGGTTTTGATCCCCATTTGCCGCATGTACCTCCTTGCCATCCTGGGGAACTGCACTATcctctttttcataaaaacagagacCTCTCTGCATGCTccaatgtattattttctttccatgctGGCCTTTTCTGACCTGGGACTTTCCATCTCCTCCCTTCCAACCATGCTGAGAATCTTCTTGTTCAATGCCACTGGAATTTCCCCCAATGGCTGCTTTGCACAAGAGTTTTTCATTCATGGATTCTCAGTTATAGAGTCATCAGTTCTCATCATGTCCAT GCACTTCATAGCCATCTACAGCTCTCTGAGATACACCTCCATCCTGACCAGTGCCAGAGTCTTTAAAATCGGCCTCATATTTGCTGCATTATGTATCATGTTTGTCCTCCCTTTCCCCTTTATTCTGAAGAGGCTGAAATTCTGTAGGAAAAGCCTTCTATCCCACTCCTACTGCCTCCACCTGGATGTCATGAAGCTGGCCTGTTCTGACAACAGGGTCAATGTTATCTATGGACTCTTTGTGGCTCTTACATCCTTATTGTACTTGGGGTGCATTTCTGTGTCTTACATGTTGATCTTGAAACTTATTCTAGGCATTGCCTCACACAAGGGTCGCCTCAAGGTTCTCAACACCTGCATCTCCCACATCTGTGCTGTGTTCATCTTCTATGTGC TGGCCGCCCTTCATCGCTTTGCCAAAAATGTTTCCCCAGTCATTAGGGCCATTATAGCTGATATTTTCCTTCTGGT CCCTCTAATGAATCCCATTGTGTACTCAGTGATGAGTCAGCAGATTAGAAATCGGATCCTGTTGAGagtgctgaatggataa